The following are encoded together in the Bombus affinis isolate iyBomAffi1 chromosome 6, iyBomAffi1.2, whole genome shotgun sequence genome:
- the LOC126917847 gene encoding palmitoyl-protein thioesterase 1-like isoform X3: protein MGKYILVLFFFSCIYQFDGVQTDSPPVVLWHGMGDSCCFSFSLGRIKKLIENKIPDIYVYSIRLGNNEIEDVENSYFGNINEQIQEVCQQLLKNERLKNGYNAIGFSQGAQFLRAVIQRCPNPPVKNFISLGGQHQGVFGLPNCGTLKSKICNYISHMIKYGAYLRPVQGKFIQATYWHDPYQEEEYKKKSMFMADINNERYINETYKENLQRLRTMVLVKFTNDTIVKPTETEMFGFYKPGQGSLIQTLEQTDLYREDRLGLKMLHDSGRIHFLNVHGNHLQFTEDWFVDNIIKKYLL from the exons ATGGGAAAATATATTCTAGTACTATTCTTTTTTTCGTGTATATATCAATTTGATGGCGTACAAACTGATTCTCCTCCAGTTGTTCTATGGCATGGAATGG GAGACAGTTGCTGCTTTTCATTTAGTTTgggaagaataaaaaaattgataGAGAATAAAATACctgatatttatgtatattccATTCGATTGGGAAATAATGAAATAGAG gaTGTCGAAAATAGTTACTTTGGAAATATTAATGAGCAAATACAAGAAGTTTGTCAACAATTGCTGAAAAATGAACGTCTTAAAAACGGTTATAATGCAATTGGATTTTCTCAAGGTGCTCAATTCCT GAGAGCGGTAATTCAAAGATGCCCCAATCCCCCAGTTAAGAATTTCATCTCCTTGGGTGGTCAACATCAAGGCGTTTTTGGATTGCCAAATTGTGGAACATTGAAATCTAAGATTTGCAACTATATATCTCACATGATCAAATATGGAGCCTACTTACG aCCAGTTCAAGGAAAATTTATTCAAGCAACGTATTGGCATGATCCATACCAAGAAgaagaatataaaaagaaaagtatGTTTATGGCCGACATCAATAACGAGCGTTATATTAATGAG ACGTATAAAGAGAATCTTCAGAGATTACGTACCATGGTACTAGTTAAATTTACTAATGATACCATTGTCAAGCCTACAGAAACGGAAATGTTTGGATTTTACAAACCAGGACAGGGATCGTTAATTCAAACATTGGAACAAACTGATTTATATCGTGAG GATCGTTTAGGTTTGAAAATGTTACACGATTCTGGGAGAATTCATTTTCTTAATGTACATGGGAACCATTTGCAATTTACGGAAGACTGGTTTgtagataatataataaaaaaatatttgttataa